GACTTTCAAAAGAAATCCAGTCATGGGCGTCAAAGTCATACACCATCCCAAGCACTTTTGTATGCACCGAAGTCATGCAGGAAATCACGCCACCTTCCAATTCCGCAACCATTCCATTTCCTTGAAGATACTTTTCGTGCCACGTATGGTCTTCAAAATCATAGGCAAATCCAATCACGGAATTCGCATCGGAAACAAACATTACAATGTTGTTGTCAATCTCAATACCCGTGTAGCTGTATTCGTTAAGACTTGTGGTCATCCAAGCACCCATTGCAGGGTCGTAGATGCCAAATACCAGCGCATTGAAATAGCTGCGGTAAACAATAATGCCATCCTCGACGCGGTCAATGCCCAGGTTGTTTTGCCCTGGAATAACCTTCCAAACAAGTCTAAATGGATCATAGGTCGCCGCATTAAATGCATACTGATTGTGGCAATAGGCGATTCCATTGCGAATGCCATGGTTCATATAGGAGGAGGAACTTGCCAGGTTGATCGACTTGAAGCTGCCACTCGGAGGCGCAGCCGGATCATAGGTGGTTGCATAGCAGGTGCCGGTGTTGGTCGAATAAACGCCGATGCCTTCAGACTCCAGTTTCCATCCGTAACTCGAAAACGAGGTGGTCGCCGGATTTTGCGTGAGGTAATTGTTGGTGGTATACGTGAGCGTGTTCCCATTGACGGTTGCGGTGAGCAATGGCGCGATTCCCCAAGCAGGCGGGGACTGCGGTTTTGCCACGTTGAATGCGGCAAAGAGGATCGCCATGGTCAGGCTTATTATTTTTTTCATCCCTCGACAGACATAAGTTGATGCATTGCAATGATAATGAATTTCTTAGGAAAGGCCAAAAGCGGCTCCTACCTGAAACAATCACCCCCACCAATAAAAAACGGGCAATCCGAAAACGATCCTCTCATTCTCGAATTGCCCGCTTGAGTTCAACTTCCTCAATCCACCTTCGCCATCTTCACAGAATAACTCCGGTCCCCGCTCGTTACGCGCAACACGTACACGCCTGCAGGCAAATTCGTTCCGATCGGATGCAGTGCAGTTCCGGAAACGACTGTTTCCAGTTCCATTTTGCCATTCAGATCAAACAATTGCACTTGGCAATCTGCGCTGAAGTCGGCGCGGCTCAGGTCGATCATGAGATCATTGCCAGCCCAATAGCTGTGAACAGCGGCATTCT
This DNA window, taken from Bacteroidota bacterium, encodes the following:
- a CDS encoding T9SS type A sorting domain-containing protein, which encodes MKKIISLTMAILFAAFNVAKPQSPPAWGIAPLLTATVNGNTLTYTTNNYLTQNPATTSFSSYGWKLESEGIGVYSTNTGTCYATTYDPAAPPSGSFKSINLASSSSYMNHGIRNGIAYCHNQYAFNAATYDPFRLVWKVIPGQNNLGIDRVEDGIIVYRSYFNALVFGIYDPAMGAWMTTSLNEYSYTGIEIDNNIVMFVSDANSVIGFAYDFEDHTWHEKYLQGNGMVAELEGGVISCMTSVHTKVLGMVYDFDAHDWISFESPTANGQVSYKGSNQGTIYYHNSSEIHQYGYDFVTRTWEEGQFTKAKCNLLEYQPTSNPQCVSFVTTYNIGGQVTSITCTDGYGLNRPWGYKPFLTPGYFSLGATITNSFSESLCEQYVFYNHTLGSNEISLDKVDIYPNPTSTAVGIHIAAPKNIRQIQLINLLGVTVAELSPSGTEAHLDLPTGISAGNYVLEVVLAKGETVRKKILVQ